CTGCTCACGCAAGGGCTTCCAAACAGCTTAACGAAGCTGGCACGTGAGTGGATTAATGGGGTGTGGCTTAACCACACCCCTTAATGCGCTGTATGCCAGCTGGACGACAGCTGTGCTGGCACGTGAGTGGATTAATGGGGTGTGGCTTAACCACACCCCTTAATGCGCTGTTTTGCTGGCTTTTGTAAAAAGCCACGTTCACCCCATCGGGATTGCACCCTTCGGGACGGTCACAGGCCCCGCATCCCACTCCTCTCGTTAAGGAGTGGGCTACAACGTTCGATATGTCCAAAACGGTATTTAAACTTAGCCACCTCCCCTTGCGTATCCCCCTCCGAAGGGGTCTTGCAAACGACGGGAAGATAAAGGCTACGATGCAGTTGCCGTTAACGTTACTCTCGTTTATTCGAATGACTACCTTACTTTCAGCTGCAGAACTGCTCTCTAAAAACTCCCTCTTACAGATGTTTATAGTGTACCATGTGCCACCGCTGAACGTCACCCTCTTCAAGGGTATCAGCAGTCCGTTTTGCAGAGCGTAGAGCTTTGAGTACTTGCTAAGGAACTCAACGCTTCCAGACTGCCTTTCCACGCTTATGGAAATCCCTCTTTTACCCTTCGGCATCGCCTTAGCATCGAGACGTTCAAGTTCCCGGAAAATCTTCGCGGGATGTGTTCCAGGCGCTATCGATAGATTTTCTGCTTCTGAGGAACGGAAAATCAACTTTCCCGAATCGGCTTGGACGTGATAAAATTTTAGCTTCCCATCCTTTATTCCATAGAATTCGAGGATTATGTGCTCGACGATTCCATCGCTGGAGATACGAATGTTCAGGCCAATCCAGAACTGCTGTAGAATTCTCGACCCCCGTTTTTTCCAGCGTGATGTTCCAGAGCAATAGGAGCGATAGAGTATCGCTTGGTGGTAAGTGAACTTCCTCGCTGGGGTGACAGCCTAACAAACCTACTCCCGCTCCGATCGACATGCATATTACAGCAAAAAGCCACAGTCTTCTCACGCACCGCACCCCCTACTAAGGCGAAGGGATGCCACTCAGACAACTCTTTCTCCTCTCCACTCCTTAAGTGTAGAACGGTCGAGCCGCAAACTGGTCCGTAATCGACACTCCTGCCAGTTCCTTGAAGGCAGGCAAGTTTCGTTTAACGTGCACAACGTCAGCTTAGCATCTTTCAGCAGGATTTTCGTCTTATTGTTCGTTAAAAATTCGTTTGTGAGATGCTCTCCAACTTTTGGTGTTATGTCGATCGAGGGCTCGGCAACTGGTGCTTTATCCAGATCCTCAGGTAAAAACACCACTATTCCTCCAACCGAACACCCCTCAACTATTGACCCATTTTTTGCGTATTTCATTTTGCTGATGGTTATCCTGCACCAAGGAATTTCGCTATCGAAGATTATCCTCTTCAGCGGAATCAGAGAGCCGTTGAGCAGCAGATATACTTTCGTGTAGTTACTGCTATAACCAACTCTTCCAGATTCCATTTCCGCATCGATAACGAAGCTTTTGTAAGGATAAGCCCGCAGAATCTCTCTGAAATCCAGTTTTTCTAGTTCTCTGAAGAGAGCGAGCGGGTGCAAGCCAGCTTTTACGTGCTCAACTTCTGCTGAATAGTATTTGAGTTTCCCGTTTATATACTCAACATGGTATGTTTTGCAAGGCTTGCAATCCGTAACTTCCGAAAATTCGAGGATTAAGTGCTTTAAATTTCCCTTCTCATCAGTTGTAACATAGAACCAGTTCAAAGCACTCTCGTTTGATGCTTTTGTTTCCTGAAGAACCACCTCCCAGAATTCTGATAAAGGTAAGCCGTAAACGTTCGGTGGCAGATAGGCTTCGTTCTGCTTTTGGCTTAGCTGGCAGGCGAACAAACCGATTCCCACACCAAATAAAATGCATACGGCAAGAGCAAGTAATTTCGTTGGCTTCACTATATCTCCCCTCAGCTACTTTGTTTTATACTGATAGACATCCTCAATAAAATCAAGGTCTTTAACTTCCTCCACTCTATTCTCTTCAATCAGGCTATGATACACGGTTTCTATTTCTGAGGCAGACAGCTTTCTCACACCCGAGTTTCTCAAAATCTTGATTTGTTCTTCCGTCAGTGGTTTGTAGGTCTTGATTAAAAAGGAATCCGTATTGTTTATCAGTTTATAATCATCAAAATACGTGTATTCCACAGTTTCTGGGTATAATCTCCCGTGATTGTTTTTATCTTCATAGGAAGTGTCATAGTAGCAATCTAATATTACGCGTAGCACATCACTTTCAACCTCCAGCTTATTTTTCCATTCTTTAGCTATTTCTTCCGAAACTGGTTCTAAAAATCTTACGTAATTCCAGTTAATCTCTTTTATTTTTATGTCATAGGGATTCAGGATTTGCTTGGCATCATCTAAGGATGCTTCCCCTTCAAAGAAAATAACATAACCCCTATCTTTCTTCAAGATATCTTCATCAGAATAATAAAGTGTTGTGTTCAGTTCTTTAAACCCATCATTATGAAGAAACTCAATCTCCTTCAATTTATCCCCGGGAACAATTGCATAATAGTGAGACATATAGTCAACGCCTTTTATGTAAGAGCTCTGGATGTTGCATTCATCAAGGAGAGACAGTATTTCATCTTTCGTTATCTCTTCCCTAAAAGCAATAAAGAGTCCGCCAACCAAAGCTGTTCTCTCGATTTGCAAAATTCTCCTGATCGTGCATTTCTCTCTTGAAACCTCAAATTTCACCTTATCACCTATTCTAACCCTGTTGAATTCGTCTCTGCTCACAAAGTATGCTAAAGTATCTCCTTTCCCAATACCATTGATTGGGTCTCTGGAATCCAATCTTATGGAGACAAGGTATTTGATATCGGAATACTTCTTCTTCATTTCATCCTCTACGGACTCGCTAATGAGGGCATTCTTTTCTTTCTTCAAAAAGAACATCTCGTAATCTTTATCTTTTACTATAATCCACGATCCATTTTCAGCTGGACGATTAAGTAAGATTGTGTATGATGTATCACCTTTCACCCCTGTTACCGCTTTATGATCAACAATACCTTCAATAACGATAGGTGATGAAAAGTTGTAAATTAGCAAAGACGCTATGATCAACAAAGCCAATATTCCAAGATATAATCTTTTTCTCATCATAATCACCTGTATTTATCAATTATATATCCACAAACGCCGCCAAGCAATGCATAGAAGACGGGTATTGAAACGGAATGGATTAAGGGAAAATAAACCAATGGAATGCTAATGCCAACTGCTTTTCCAATCTGAAAGATGTAGGTGAACACTTGACCAAGTGTCAGGAGTGCAGGATAACTCAGCAACACAAATGCGTAGCTGTAACCGTATAAGAGTCCTACCTGAATGCAAATTCCAGCCACACAACCTAATAATGTTGCTGCTCTCTTCATGGTAGCTACCTCATTTTATACGGATAAACGCTCTCCACGAAGTTCAGGCTCTTAACTTTATCCACTCTGTCCTCTTCAATCAGGCTGTGGTACACCGTCTTTAATTCCGAGGCAGAGCTCCTTTACACCTGAATTCCTCAAAATCTGAATTTGTTCTTCCGTTAGCGGTTTGTAGGTTTTTATTAAGAGTGCGCAGTGTTATTTGCTTCTCTAGAATCGTCGAAGTAAGTTTGACCTACGGTTTCCGGGTATAGCTTTTTGTCTTCGTGCTCACTAATTACTGGTAGTTCTAAGATAAGTTTTGGATGCGTTTCACCATGTTTCGGAAGTTCAATCCTTATTTCCTTTGGTACCCGATCTATTTCAAATATCGTTTCACTCATTTTCATCGTCTCCTTTTAGTCTTACACAGGACATATGAAACTGTCGCCCGCAATTTCGGACAACTCCAATTTCCCGAAATGTTTTCGGGAAACTACATATTTTAGATACTAGTTCGAAATAGTTAAATTTTTCTTTTTCATACTAGAAGTCATCCAAGCAAAAATATAAAAAGAATACTCACAATTATGAAATTGTTGGCAAGCTTATCGAGGAACTAAAGCTCAGGAAATACTCCTACAGAACTGCAAAGAAATACAGAGATATTGTAATTAAATTCTTAAAATCTGGTAAAACTCCAAGGGAATTCCTACTTTCTTATTCAAACAAAAGCAGATCAACCATATGTAGCGTTTACTTCGCTCTAAAATTCTTCTATGAAAATGTTCTCAATGAAAAATTCGATGAGAAATTGCCATTGGCAAAATCAAAACATAAATTACCTGTTGTTCTCAACAGAAGAGAGGTTCAAAAGCTTTTTGAAGTTACAACCAACATAAAACATAAAGTCGTCCTTGCTTTGCTTTACTACGCTGGCTTACGTTTGAGTGAGGTAAGAAACTTAAAATGGCAGGATATTGATTTTGAGAGAGGACTGATACACATCAAGCAGGCTAAGGGTGAGAAGGAGAGGGTGATTTTTCTCCATAAGAATTTGAAAGACCTTCTGATAAATTATGGAATAAGAAAATCTGAACTAGTTTTGATTTCTGAAAGAGATAGAAAATACAACAAAAGGACAATCCAGCAGATAGTTAAAAATGCAGCTAAAAAAGCAGGAATAAAAAAGAAAGTCACACCGCATACATTAAGACATAGCTTTGCTACACATTTACTGGAGACAGGAGCGGACATAAGATATATTCAGCAATTATTAGGACATAAAAGCCTGAGAACCACTCAAATCTATACGCATGTGGCTAATAAAGATATAAAGAAGCTTGCTAATTTGCTTTAATCTTAGATTCTCTTCAACTTTTCACTTTCTCTTATCTTTCCCTTAATTTTCTTCTCCCACTCTTCATACTTCAAAACTCATTTCTCTTCAAGCAATTCAACCAAAGCAGAAAGCATATCATCCAATAGCTCAATCTCTTCTTTCAACTCCTTAATTTCTTTTTTCTTTGTCATTTTATTTCACCACCATAAGCTTTGGATAATGAACACAAATACCTTTAACAAAAATTTCAGCCTTCTTTATGGCATTTACCACTTCTTTCACATACTTTTCAGCTTTGGTTTTATCAGAAAGTATTTCATAGCTTTCTGGATAACTTTGCTTTAGCCATTCTCTAAACTCCTTACCAGAAGCCTTTAGATTCAGAAACTCAAACCAGTAAAAATCTGTGAAACTTTTCGTTTCTTCTATTAAATGTTCTATATCAGTTAAATGAGGAATTATCGGAGAAATAAATGCGTAATTTCTAACCCCGTTTTCACGAAGTTCTTTTAACCCTATCGGCGGGAAGGGGAAGGGATGAGAGCCAATAAGCTTATAATCTTTTTCTGCATACTTATAATGTCTGCAAGGCTGAAAGAGCTGGCAGACCTTGGGACGACCCTTAGAGCCTGTGGAGATCGAGACCTCCGTAACCCGCAAGGGGATCGAGTCTGGTCGTTGAAGCAGGAAGCCCCTTCCGAATAGGGGTAGTTCACTATCTCTCAGCCGATTCATTTTTCCACCCTCTCCAGTTTTAAGTAGATGATTGAAGATACAGCCAGCAACCCGATCCAGCAGACAAACCAGATGTATGTGTATTCTGTTCCTGAGCTGAGTACTTCGCAACGTTTCTTGGATTGATTTTGCCTTCAACCCTTCTATACCAGATTTCCCTTGCCCTGTACTCCGCCTTTGCCTCATCCTCCTTGAGCGTCCCCTCTATCCAGCGAATGCCATTTAGATAGTGTGCAGTGATTCCTATCCCCCAGCCCAAGAGCGGGTAGAAGAACCACATGACGTGTGGGGAGTACAGGAGGTTGACGAGTATCAGGATGGTGTTGACCAGCACATACACGGCGAGATGAGCTAAAAAGCCCCTTCTCGCCTCCTCTGTCTTCATCTCCCTGTATGCTCTTTTATAGTCCTCGAGGGAGATTTCCTCTGCCATATCTGCTGCCCACATTGGAGCAGTATATATCTTTTTGTTTTCACGGAGTGTAAAACATTTATCTACCTTACATGCACACCTCCTGCAGGAGATATTATGGGCGTTGATCTTGGTGCACTGATGAAGGGTAGGGAGGTGGAGCTCGGGGAGCTCGCCCACGGCAGGGTCGCGATAGATGCGTTCAACGCCCTGTACCAGTTCCTGAGCATCATAAGGCAACGGGACGGCACGCCCCTTCTGGACTCTGCTGGAAGAATCACCTCGCACCTCTCTGGGCTGCTGTACAGGACGAGCAACATGATGGAGGTCGGCATAATGCCGTTCTACGTGTTCGACGGCGAGCCCCCGGCGTTAAAGCGTGGCACGCTCGAGCGACGAGAGCACATCAGGGAGAGCGCAAAAAGGAGCTGGGAGGAGGCAAGGGAGAGGGGTGAGGATGGGTTCGTGTACGCACAGGCATCCTCCCGCGTGGACGAGCAGATACTCGACGACGCGAAGAGGCTGCTCTCTCTCATGGGGGTGCCCTTCGTGGTGGCACCATCCGAGGGCGAGGCGCAGGCAGCCCACATGACGCGAAAGGGGGACGCCGACTATGCTGGCTCCCAGGACTATGACACGCTGGTGTTTGGAGCACCGAAGGTGGTAAGAAATCTCGCCATCACTGGAAGGCGAAAGCTTCCGAGAAGGCGTGTGTACGTGGATGTGAAGCCAGAGGTGATAGAGCTCGATGCAGAGCTCGAGCGGCTGGGCATCACCAGAGAGCAGCTCGTGGACATCGCCATCCTCGTGGGCACTGACTACAACCCCGGCATAAAGGGGATAGGGCCCAAGAAGGCATACGGGCTCGTGAAAAAGGGAAAAGACATCTTCTCCATACTGGATGAGCTGGGAGAGCATATCGAGCACGCAGAGGAGATTAGGCAGTTCTTTCTCGAGCCCGAGGTGACGGATGACTACGAGCTCGTGTGGAGCAAGCCCGACAGTGATGGTGTGATACAGTTCTTGTGCGAGGAGAGGGACTTTTCACAGGAGAGGGTGGAGAGGGCTCTCCACAAGCTGGAGGCTGCGCTCGAGAGTCAAAAGCAGAGGAGTCTGGATGCGTGGTTCTGATGAGGGCATACATAATCAGCATAGGGGATGAGCTGCTCTGTGGCGATACCGTGAACACCAACGCCGCATGGATAGCGAGGCAGCTGTGCTCGAGGGGTGTGGAGGTCAGAAGGATTGTGGTGATTCCCGACGAGGTGGACGAGATTGCAGGGGCGCTGCGAGATGCCGACGCCGACATAGTGATTATCACAGGCGGGCTGGGACCCACCCACGACGACATCACGAGGTTTGGAATAGCGAAGGGTGTGGGCGATACGCTCGTGAGGAACGAGGAAGCGCTCGAGTTCATGAGAAAGGCGTACGAGGTGACCGAGGACATGGAGCAGATGGCGCATCTGCCCTCCCGCTCCACCCCTCTGCTCAACCCCGTGGGCTCGGCTCCCGGGTTCTTCATCGAGGATGGTGGGCGCAGGATATTCGTGCTTCCCGGCGTGCCCGCCGAGATGGAGGCGATGTTCGAGTATGTGCTTCCCCATCTTCGGGGCGATGCCCCACACATCAGGTGGGTGGTGAGCAAAAAGCCAGAGGCGCACATAGCCCCCGTGATGAGGGAAGCTCTCGAGAGGTTCTCGCCCCTGAAGATAGGCTCGTACCCCAGGGCAGGACAGGTGAGGATAAAGCTCTCATCGAATGACCCCGATGTGGTGGAAGAGGCAAAGAGATGGCTTGAGAGCAGGGTGTAGGCGTTGAAGGTGGGGATGGTTGCTCCAGAGTTCTTGCCCGTGTGGGGAGGGGTGGGCACCCACATCGTGGAGCTGGTATCCCACATGCCAGAGGACGTGGAGCTGTGCGTGCTCACCGTGAGACGCACCATACCCGGCACCTCGGAGTTCATGGAGAGGGACGAGGTGCTCGCCTCGATAGGGCGCCCAATCGAGCTGGTGGAGCTCTCCGATGCCAGGGACACGTTCCTGTACAACGCCTCGTTTCAGGTCTCGTGTGCAAGGCACATCCCGAGAGTGGTGCGAGAGCACGGCATAGAGCTGCTGCACACCCACTTTCCCCACATGTCCGACCTTCTTCTGAAGCTGCGTGGATACCCCGTGCCCTCCATCACCACGGTGCACACCACGATTGCCGGGCAGGTGTCGGGCACGAGGGCATCGGGCATGGGCTTTTTTGAGCTCGAGCCCTCCGAGCGGTTCACGCTGCTGCTCTCCCCCCTGCTTCGTGTGCTGGAGAGGAGCTATCTTGCACGCACCCGCAACATAATCACGGTGTCCAGATGGCTCTCTCGGCTGCTGGAGCAGCACTACGACATGGAAGGCAAGCGGCTCGAGGTGATACCCAATGGCGTGGACGCCGACGTGTATGCCCCCAGGAGCACAGAGAGGCTGGTGGACACGTCCGACCCCATCGTGCTGTTCACGGGAAGGCTGGTGAGTGCCAAGGGCATAAGCGTGCTCATCGAGGCGATGGAGGATGTGCTGAAGAGAACAGACGCCCACTTCGTGTTCGTTGGTGGTGGAAGCCCCATCCCCTACATCGAGCGTATGAGGAAGAGGGGCATACCGCCATCGAGCTACACATTTCTCGGCTACCTGAGGACGCGGGAGGAGATGGTGGCGGCATACAACATGGCGGACGTGTACGTTGCCCCCACGCTCTACGAGAACCTTCCCATCCGCATACTCGAGGCGATGGCGTGTGAGAGGGCGGTCGTTGCGAGCAACGTGTGTGCCATTCCCGAGGCAATCGAGCATGGCATAAACGGGCTGCTCGTCCCACCACGGAACTCCAAAGCGCTCGCACATGCCCTCATGAGGCTGCTGGAGGACGATTCCCTTCGCATGAGGCTTGGAAGAAGGGCGAGGCAGACCGTGCTCGAAAGGTTTTCATGGCACAGCATAGCCATGCGCACGGCAGCCCTGTATGAGCATGTGCTCGAGAGTGTGAGATGAGGATGAGGATGAGGATGAGGACGAGGACAGGGGTCAGACTCTCACTCGTGCAGATGCTGAGCAACATCTCGATAGCAGCTGGCATGCTGCTCATCCCAAAGCTCGCAGAGGAGCTTGGGGCATCGTACCTCGAGGTGGGGCTCATAGGCTCGTGTTATGGCATCGCCCTCTTTCTGTCCTCCTACTTCTTTGGATGGCTCTCGGACGTCAGGGGCAGAACGCTGGTGCTCAGGATGGGGCTTCTCTCGTGCGCCATCACGTTCGCCCTTGTGCCCCTTGCGTCTTCTCCTCTTTCGCTCGCCCTCATACGCTTTCTCGGGGGCTTTTGTGCTGGAATGTACCCCGCTGCCCTGATAGCGTATGCCTACGAGACCACGAGGTCGTTCGGAAGGTTCGTGTCCATGTCCTCGCTGGGATGGGCGGCTGGAACCTTGCTCGCAGGGCTCATAGGGGTGTACCTCGGGATATACCTTGTGGCATCGGCATTCTTTCTGCTCTCGCTCGCTCTCGTGTACAGGCTCCCTCCGTCAAACCCGCAGCTTGCCACCCCGAGGTTCCCTCTGGCGCTCTTGCTGAAGAACAAGGAGGTGTACGTGGGCTTTGTGCTGCGGCACCTTGGCGCCAACACCATATGGGCGATATTTCCCCTCTATCTCATATCGCTCGGTGCGAGCACGCTGTGGATCGGGCTGCTCTACTTTGCCAACATGTTCACCCAGTTCGTGCTGCTGCAGTTTCTGGACAGGCTGAGAAGCCCGCTTCTGTTCAAGCTTGGTCTTGCGACATCGTGTGCAACCTTTCTGCTCTACGCCACAGCACGGACATACCTCGATGTGCTGCCCATGCAGCTGCTGCTCGCCCTCTCATGGAGCACGCTCTACCTTGGCTCGCTGGAGAATCTCTCAGAGCACAACCCCGAGAGGGGCTCTGCCACTGGCATCCTGAACTCCCTCGTGGGGGTGTCCAATGCTGTGGGACCCTTCGTGGGCGGTGTGCTCGCACAGTGGTGGGGATTTTCGAGCACGATGTACTTTGCAGCCCTGCTCACGGGGTGTGCGCTGGTGTGGGTGCTGCCAAGAAGGCTATGAGAGCATTCTTTTCGCATACAGCACCCGCTGCACGAGGGTGATGCTCGCCAGCACCACCACGAGTGCCACAGCCCAGCTCAGCAGCCCCAGAACTGCCCCCACCGCGAGGGCGAGCATCCTCTCAGCCCTCTCCCCGATGCCCACACCCTCCATGCCAAGCCCGAGCGCCTCGGCGCGAGCTCTCGTATAGGATACCATCAGGCACAGGAGCAGGGCGAGCGCGCCCAAGAACCAGTCGGGCAAAGCTCCGAGAGCGGTATAACCCCCGAGCATCGCCCCGATGAGTATCGCTCCATCACCGAGCCTGTCGCTCACGCTGTCCAGAAACCCCCCGAACGGCGTGCTGGCACTGCTCTGGCGTGCCACGGTGCCGTCCATCACGTCAAAAAAGCCGCCGAGCAGTATGAGCACTCCCGCTACCACTGGGCGATGCAGGGCGAGCAGCGCCCCAGCGGCAGTGCACAGAGAAAGTCCCACGAGGGTGAGTGCATTGGGACTCACCCCACAGAACGGTGTGGCGAGCGGCATCATCAGCCGTCGCACGTGCTCTTTCACAGCCTTCACACACGCCAGATTGACGATGCCCATTATCTACTTTTCTGCTATGCTCGGGCTGGTGCTGAGCGGTGTGCGCCCCATATCGGAGAGTGCCGAGCTGCTCATCGTGCCCGCCCTCATCGGAATGCTGTACTTCGTGCTGCTCGGGGTACCGCTCTCGAGGCTGAGGAGGGGGCTCAAGAAGCGCAGGCTCGCCCTTTTAACCCTATCGGCGGGAAGTCCCTTTCGTAGGGAGATGAGAGCCAATAAGCTTATAATCTTTTTCTGCATACTTATAATGTCTGCAAGGCTGAAAGAGCTGGCAGACCTTGGGACGACCCTTAGAGCCTGTGGAGACCTGTCTGGTCGCTGAAGCAGGAAGCCCCTTCCGAATAGGGGTAGTTCACCACAGCTATATAAGGAGGGGAGGATGATAAGTGAGGTGCAGAAAATCGATTTCAGTTACAAGCCAAGGGGGCTGAAGCAGGGAGTAGTAGCCAACTTCCCATTTAAACCAAAAAAGCTTGAGGAGGAACACACCCATACCAACATAGTGAGCTGCGGAATTTACAAGCTGCTTCCAGACAGGATGAAAAAGGAGGTAGAGAGAAACCTGCATCTCCTCGAATACATCCATATCCTCCCCCTCGACAAAATCGGCATTCCAAAGTTTGTCCCCAAACTTGACAGAAAAAAACATTCCGACATGGAAAATCCAAATTTGATATATCCCGCTGATCAGCAGATATACGTTCATATTTATCCTAACAAGAATGACGTCAGGAACTACTACATCCCTGTTGAACCCATATTACTTACAGGTGTGGATGAGCTGCTGAGGGACGTTGAAATAAGGCTTGTAGATTATGTAACAGACATAGATTTTGACCCAGAAGATAACGAGGAGAAGATAAGGATACTGAAGGACGCTCTCAGAGAGATATGTGTAATCGTCGATGGAAACGACAGTGGTAGTTTTAGCTTTATCGAAGATAACGCTGGGACACTCAAGCTTTTTTCAAAGGTTAAGAAATTAAGTATGTTAAGAAACAAATCCAATGGGAAAAATGGAAAGCTTTACGTTACTCCACAGCAGTTTAAAGCTCTTGAATACGCTTTGATTAGGGATAAAGTCGGTCTGGGGGTTCTTGAACCATATATCAGAGATAAATACATAGAAGATATTTCGTGCAGCGGTTTGGGGCCAATATTCATTGAACACAAGATTTTCAAAGGTTTGAGGAGTGTGATTGAGTTTAAAGAGGAGGAAACTCTCAACAAATTTATAATAAAGCTTGCCGAGAGAATAGGAAAGCCCGTAACCTACAAGGATCCAATTGTCGATGCGACGCTACCCGATGGATCGAGAATAAACATTGTTTACGGAAACGACATAAGTAAGAATGGGAGTAACTTTACCATCAGAAAGTTCAATGAAATACCATTCAGCGTTTTGCAGCTCATAGAGTTCGGCTCTCTCGACTACATGGTTGCTGGCTATTTGTGGTTGCTTATAAGCGAGGGCATGAGTGGATTTATATGTGGTGAGACAGCGAGTGGTAAGACAACACTGCTCAATGCAATTACAGCCTTCATTCGACCTGAAGCAAAGGTAGTATCCATAGAAGATACTCCAGAGCTTCAGCTTCCACATAAAAACTGGACGAGAGAGGTTACGAGGGGGAGCACAAGAGGGGGAACACTTGGCGAAGGAAGTGGTTCAGATGTTACAATGTTCGATTTGCTTAAAGCGGCATTGAGACAGAGGCCTAACTACATACTCGTTGGTGAGATCAGAGGCGTTGAAGGCAACATCGCATTCCAGGCTATGCAGACAGGACATCCGGTGATGTCCACCTTCCATGCTGGGACCGTAGAAAAGCTAATCCAGAGACTGACAACCGAGCCTATAAGCGTTCCCAAGACGTTCATCGATAACTTAAACTTTGTGGTTATCGTGAGTGCCGTGAGAAGGCCAGATGGTAAGCTTGTGAGAAGAGTGCTGAGCGTGAGCGAGATAGTCGGTTATAACCCGCAGAATGGCAGTGTCTCTTTCATAGAGGTCTTCCAGTGGGACCCGGTAACCGATACGCATGTCTTCACTGGCTACGGCAGCTCTTATCTGCTCGAGCAGAAGATTGCCACATACCTTGGCATCCCACCAAACAAAAAGAAATTGATCTATGATGAGGTGGAGAAAAGGGCGAAGATTCTCAAAAAACTGCACGAGCAGGGTATCGTTGACTTCTATGACTTCTTCAAGACCATTGCGAAGGTCGAGAAGAAGGGTTTGCTGGGTGTCAAAGTTCCGAGGTGAATACAGTGGAGTATCCGACGTTAAAACTCCCAAAGTTTTCCTTCAGAAAAAGGACAGAAAAAGAGACTGATAAGGAGGCAAAAAGAGGGGCAGGATTATTAGAGAGATTCAGGAAAACCAAGGAAGAACTTCTAATGGACAATGATTTACTGTTCACACTCACCTATATGGCCTCTCTTTCTACCGCCCAGCTTAGCAGAGACAAAATATTTGAAATGGCTGCTGAAAAGGAAGAATATGCTCCAAGTAAATACTTCAAGAAAATTAGAGATCTCACGCAAAAATGGTATTATGATTACGCAACTGCATGCAACCTTATTGCAGAGAAAGTGGAGCATGAGAGGCTGAGGAAATTATTCAACAGGTTCTCAGATGCAATATCAGCGGGGGAGCCGGATAGAGAGTTTCTGGATAGAGAGTGGAAGGTTTTCAAGACGATCAGAAAAGATGAGTATGA
This window of the Methermicoccus shengliensis DSM 18856 genome carries:
- a CDS encoding CDP-alcohol phosphatidyltransferase family protein, with amino-acid sequence MKAVKEHVRRLMMPLATPFCGVSPNALTLVGLSLCTAAGALLALHRPVVAGVLILLGGFFDVMDGTVARQSSASTPFGGFLDSVSDRLGDGAILIGAMLGGYTALGALPDWFLGALALLLCLMVSYTRARAEALGLGMEGVGIGERAERMLALAVGAVLGLLSWAVALVVVLASITLVQRVLYAKRMLS
- a CDS encoding type II secretion system F family protein, which encodes MEYPTLKLPKFSFRKRTEKETDKEAKRGAGLLERFRKTKEELLMDNDLLFTLTYMASLSTAQLSRDKIFEMAAEKEEYAPSKYFKKIRDLTQKWYYDYATACNLIAEKVEHERLRKLFNRFSDAISAGEPDREFLDREWKVFKTIRKDEYERALESLRKWTDAYTSILVSASLISVVILLSVIIYQSGDPATTLYGAALSNFVIYAFGVGMLFKAVPKDRKVHDFHIKSREQTLISKTIPHPNPSGICSLGVFSNNTSSKSGLQIRKYRYERGRIYFSWSNHVTNCDTW
- a CDS encoding type II/IV secretion system ATPase subunit, whose product is MISEVQKIDFSYKPRGLKQGVVANFPFKPKKLEEEHTHTNIVSCGIYKLLPDRMKKEVERNLHLLEYIHILPLDKIGIPKFVPKLDRKKHSDMENPNLIYPADQQIYVHIYPNKNDVRNYYIPVEPILLTGVDELLRDVEIRLVDYVTDIDFDPEDNEEKIRILKDALREICVIVDGNDSGSFSFIEDNAGTLKLFSKVKKLSMLRNKSNGKNGKLYVTPQQFKALEYALIRDKVGLGVLEPYIRDKYIEDISCSGLGPIFIEHKIFKGLRSVIEFKEEETLNKFIIKLAERIGKPVTYKDPIVDATLPDGSRINIVYGNDISKNGSNFTIRKFNEIPFSVLQLIEFGSLDYMVAGYLWLLISEGMSGFICGETASGKTTLLNAITAFIRPEAKVVSIEDTPELQLPHKNWTREVTRGSTRGGTLGEGSGSDVTMFDLLKAALRQRPNYILVGEIRGVEGNIAFQAMQTGHPVMSTFHAGTVEKLIQRLTTEPISVPKTFIDNLNFVVIVSAVRRPDGKLVRRVLSVSEIVGYNPQNGSVSFIEVFQWDPVTDTHVFTGYGSSYLLEQKIATYLGIPPNKKKLIYDEVEKRAKILKKLHEQGIVDFYDFFKTIAKVEKKGLLGVKVPR